The proteins below are encoded in one region of Silene latifolia isolate original U9 population chromosome 2, ASM4854445v1, whole genome shotgun sequence:
- the LOC141640823 gene encoding protein FAR1-RELATED SEQUENCE 5-like — translation MSITVTDMMHYCTSILTITRFNLVVNLFLPQPAHHIQQRIHPLQLSYTPGGSERCTRLVEESFTPKLGMQFVDFDSAMCFFVVYAIFCGFEPRLYTTKRTRGGELLRKSIVCNRQGYRENKNKLKCPVEKDSTAKPYVSRNVKVTRIGCPAMMRVEATGGGDFKNFARDVKCYIGLKDATLFVNHLEELAKIKSGFYFAHEIDDQKCLSRVIWSDAESRKNYAEFGDALSFDATYGTNKYDQDAGMLLAIPNVFKTARHRFCMWHIMEKVSSKVGAIICKETDFLSRLHSVVWDSTLEPKEFEEKWLAVMNDFNLVGHKWLSSMYREKHCWIPAYFRDMPMGGLLRTTQRSESSNSFYKRYQTHFGTLVEFWMRFESAMEQQRLFAKMS, via the exons ATGTCAATTACTGTAACAGATATGATGCATTACTGTACCAGTATTTTAACAATCACT AGGTTCAATCTTGTCGTGAATCTGTTTTTACCCCAACCTGCACATCACATCCAACAAAGAATACATCCACTTCAATTGAGCTACACTCCTGGTGGTAGTGAGAGATGTACTAGGCTAGTTGAGGAGTCATTCACACCTAAACTGGGAATGCAGTTTGTTGACTTTGATTCAGCAATGTGTTTTTTTGTGGTATATGCAATTTTCTGTGGGTTTGAGCCAAGGCTGTATACTACAAAACGTACCCGTGGTGGTGAATTACTGAGGAAGTCTATTGTTTGTAATCGTCAAGGATACAGAGAGAATAAAAATAAACTGAAGTGTCCTGTTGAGAAAGATTCTACTGCTAAGCCTTATGTTTCAAGGAATGTTAAAGTTACTAGGATTGGGTGTCCAGCAATGATGAGGGTTGAAGCGACGGGGGGTGGAG ATTTTAAGAATTTTGCTAGGGATGTCAAATGTTATATAGGTTTAAAGGATGCAACTCTTTTTGTTAATCATCTTGAAGAGCTAGCAAAAATTAAATCTGGTTTCTATTTTGCACACGAGATTGATGATCAGAAGTGTTTAAGCAGGGTGATTTGGTCAGATGCTGAGTCTAGGAAGAACTATGCTGAGTTTGGTGATGCCCTTAGCTTTGATGCTACATACGGAACTAATAAATATG ATCAAGATGCTGGGATGTTACTTGCTATTCCTAATGTTTTTAAAACAGCCCGCCACCGTTtttgtatgtggcatattatgGAAAAAGTTAGTTCTAAAGTAGGTGCAATCATATGCAAAGAGACTGATTTTCTCTCTCGTTTGCATTCGGTTGTTTGGGATTCTACTTTAGAACCAAAAGAGTTTGAAGAGAAGTGGCTTGCAGTTATGAATGATTTCAACCTTGTTGGCCATAAATGGCTTTCAAGCATGTATCGTGAGAAGCACTGTTGGATCCCTGCCTATTTTAGAGACATGCCAATGGGAGGGTTGTTAAGAACAACTCAGAGATCCGAGAGTTCAAATTCCTTCTATAAGCGTTATCAGACTCATTTTGGAACtttggttgagttttggatgcggtTTGAAAGCGCCATGGAACAACAAAGATTATTTGCAAAAATGTCATGA